A segment of the Phalacrocorax aristotelis chromosome 5, bGulAri2.1, whole genome shotgun sequence genome:
TTGCCTTCCCACTCTCAAAGAGCAGAAACTAGCCTGAACCTCACTCAGCTtgggggaaaaagtaaaatgaggCTTATTTCACTGCCTTTTCTCAGATTATGATTCCCCTGATGTTATTAAAAGTCTGTGGGAACTCCAGGCGAGGACAGCAGGGCCCAGTTCTTTATTTGCCCTGTTGTATAAAtccttctcattttaaaatccCACAATtcacttgcaaatattttttatgctCCACTTAGCTGGAGATTTACTCTTGGAAGTTCAGTTGCCTTCTGCCTAGCTGGTGATTTATTCTGGATTTCAGCTGTGTAAATagcctcctgctctgcctccatTCCTAAATGGAGACCAGTTTCAAACATGCTATGTTAGGAGGCTGGGGCCTGACAGATGAAAAGACTTATGATGCAGTTTCAACAAAGCTGTCTTGCAAAACTTCTGACAAAAGGTTGCACAGTATTTGCATATGATTCAGGAATGAGCCATTTTTTTACGGGATATACAAATTTAGTTTTTACAGGAGGCTGTGCCCTTGGCGTGCCACCCTACCTCTAGGCTTAAGCAGTCAGCAGGTAAACACACTATGCCATGATCTTGACAGGTCCCCAGTCCTGTCAGAGAGCTCCAAAATCCTGGTAGTCATCTTGTGGGAGTGGGTGGGGGCGATGGAGAAAGCAGagtgtttggttgggttttttttaggtttggtggttttcttcttctggtcaagttttctctctatttttaattattactgaGTGCATTAGTTTAAACTGTATGTCACTTGGCAAGTCTGGCTATTCTGGGAGGCTGGGGGATGCAGCGAATGGGCAGGCACAGAGCTTGGGTTGCCCCCAGTGTAGAGGTAGCACCTGCGAGGCTGCATCTACAGCAGTGTGCTTTCCTTTCTCACCCTCCCATGACCTCCACTGCTTTCTCCCTCAGGTCTGCTTGCTTAACAGCCTCTAAGAAGGACctgcctttctttcccccctttcttGCTCCCCTGCCATCTctgctctccttttttcccactGCCTCACTCTCTTACCTCCGCTCCTGGTGTCTGCCCATGGGACATGGCCATGGAGTGCCCCAACCAATGTGCCTGGACTGCACTTTCACCAGGCACTACAGGAAATGGTTTTGCTATTTATCCTGCCCTTTAGCAGGTAAATTGTATCTCTGCCTCATGGAAGCACTGTGGAGGGGTGAACAGGCAGGTGGTGCCTGCCCTGCTGTCAGCTGAGATGGGCTCCAGTAGTAAGCCCTTCTGCTGGTGCAGTTGGGCAGAGAGCTTGGTGCCTGCCCTACAGGTCCCCCAGgccaaccccaaacccaccccagaACCAAGCAACCTACTCAGCATGAGCCACCGCCTCACTAGGGAAACGCAGCCACTTCTGGGGAGGAACATGGCACTTGATTGCCCATATCCAGCTACACCGCAGAAAAGTATGGTGGAGCTGGAACATCTCGTCTCTCAGACGCTAACAACTTCCTCTTTGACTCAGTCACTTTAAAAGATATGTGGAGATTGCAGATTATTTGATCTTCTTTGTCTTGACAGAGAGAGATGACAGAGgcatttctttaaagcaaactATTGTAAATTGTAATAATGATACCTAAAATAGCTGTCAGAGTAGGTATTGCTTGGTTTAAAATTACTGGAGGCTCAGATTCAATCCTACGACAGAATAGCACAGACACTATCATATGTCGGTAGCTCTGGGACATGTGACAAACAATTAATTACAAGTTCCTTACCAGGAGGCTGGTGACTTGGTGTCGTCATGGAAATCTGAGCACGACAGAATGTTTTACTGTCTAATAGCTCTGGGAATTGAAAAGAAGACATTTAAAGTAATAGCCTCAGACAACAATAAAACCATCTCAGAAATGCATGAACTACGGTGATGTTAGTTACCTACTGTGCTACCATATCCACTGTCATACAGGtaattctcttctttccaggaCACCATTAACGATGGATCTGAAAGTAAAGGACCGAGAGGAAAATCAGATCactaaaagaacatttttttagcTCAGGGATGAATACTGAGCACGGAGGGAATAAGAAATGTACGAAAAAAGGGAACCAAGAAGTGAAGGGGCTGtgcacaaaattatttcctttcactcAAATTATGGATGCATTTTGCATATTCAGACTTACACAAAGCACTGACTTTTAGAAATAACATAGtaggcttttccttttcctgggtAATATATCTTTTATGCCTGCCCTTGAGGCAGGTTTCCTATGCCAGATCAACTCTAATTCTACCTAACCTAGTCCTGAATGCTCAGACCCTGGTGATTATGACAGTGCTTTGGTGCCATAGAGATGAAAGTGTTCTCAAATATCTAGCAAAACAGGAGGATGCTTATAATGAGTATTTATTTCTATAATGGTAGAACTCAAAAGTCCCCTCTGAAACAGAGCTTCATGTGTAAGCACACAGTGAGAAACATCAAAGCCTAATCCTAGGCGAAGGGCCATTTTATTCCAGGTATGTCAAGTCCCCATCCTTAGGCTAAAAATCACCAACATGATTAAAGATGAATAATTTTTAGTGACCTTCTGGTCAGATGGATCAATACAAGCAGAACAGAAGTATTGTCTTTATGACCTGTACATTGATCAGGAAATTACTCTCTTCACAGTTCATTTTTGAGGTCagaagccttaaaaaaaaatctctctttcATTTGAATCCAGGTCAGAAAATATGAGGTGTAAGGTTCAAATCTAggttttgcttaattttatttcatgttcacataaatgaaaaaaaaaaaaaaaaaatgggttaCAGCTAAATCATCATGCTTGGCCGAGTTACCACTTATGACATAGGAATTTAGCAGGCGTGCTAAGTAATAACTGCATGTTTGGGCACCTAGAGCTTGTGTTCCTACAATAGCACACACCCTTTGCTTGCTTGGACACCTGATCCGCCTAATGTTTCCTCTGAAAACAGGCCTTACCTAGCCAGAATATGGGGAGACAGCTTGTCTTCCTGCTTTGGCCTTTTTCAGTACCCATATCCTTGCAACTGCGACAGTCTACTAGGATGAGGCAGTCTTCCCCTCTAAACCACCAGCTCTGTCCCTGCTGGATCACAAGGagtcccttccccagcagccccaaTCTGCACTGCCTGCTCCTCCCCATGCAGAAACTAAACCTGCTCCCACTGCCTGTGGTTGGCATCGTCAGAGACACACCACACCACTACTGATTCGGCACAGCTAGGAGAACCATCAGTTAGTCCTGGGCTTTGACCTTTCCAGGATGTGCAGCTTTTCACTGCATACTTTTCACTGCACCGTGTATCTCTAGTGGGAGGCGGAACTAATATTATACCAAGATCTCAAAAATCAGGACTTAAAGGATTACTGTATTTTCCTACTATATGACAAGCATCAAGGCTGCTGCATGCACATCACACGCACTACATGGGCACGGGCAAGGAGTAGATTGCAGATTGCAATGCTTGCCTACTGCAGGCAGAAGGTGAATAGTGTCCCTGGCTGGACAGGCTCTCAGTTAGCTGAATAAACAGGCTGGCAGTATTTGTCAGAGACATCACACGTTACACATGTGGATTCATTCTGCCAGGAGATATTAAAACATGGCTTGTGAACACACCCACATACAAAGAAGCTGGGACTAGTGAGGTAGACCGTGTTTGGCTATGGACAGAGGCCCTCTGACAAAGAAACCCAGAAAATAATCGTGTCTGAAGAGGAAGATTGAACTGAACTGCAGTTCTTTTCATTGTGAAGCAAAGTCCTAGGAGGAAAGGGATCTAGCTATGAACACACTGGTAAAAAGAGACTGCCACaggaaaaatgcagatttgGTCAAACCAAAATACTTCctgaatttcagtttcatttaaaCACGTGAGGAAATtgaaatgtaacattttttttctctcaaagttgttttgtttggaaattTCCTCATGTTTCAAACattaacaaaatttttttaatctttttttttaaactgagaatACTGTGAAAACAGTTGTTTTGAAATCCACTGAATGAAGCATACAATGAAGTCCTTTACAAAGCTGCACTCACTGAACACTGCTAACTATTCCAACTGTGAACATCAGTATAGACCACTGTTACTGCAGAGGTGTCCTAGGAAAAGTGGCCACATACAAAGATACAGTGGTACTACCCAAACCTTCAAAAAGTAGACGTTGACCTGTAATTGTTTTACTTCTATTCTGCATGATAcactttccattttatttaatgcCATTTTGATATCTCTTTTGGAATAGACAGTTTCCCCTTTTTGTCACCATCAAAAGACAAGTTATCCAACTGTTACTCACCTGTTTGCTCTGTCTTCACAATAACATTATGAGACTGATACATGTCACTTCCGCACTGGCCTGCAAGAAAGAATATGGCAGATAGGATGTATGAcaacaagcacagaaaaatcaaaggtATTAGCTCCAAGCAGCAACTGCTACAGCTGAGCCAGAGGGCTAATTCTGGAGTGGGAAACATACCCTTTCTCATGGACCTTCAGAATTCTGCCTTATGTCATAACTAAGCAATTTAGCAATACAGTGAACGAGGTATAAGCAGTATAGCAAACATAGCAAATAAGGTCTGCCAGGTAGGTCTCTGGGGAACGTATGCGACTTCTGAAGATCCCAGAGTTCAGACCACTGTATGGGTGTCTCTGCCTAATACCTATTTACCATTCCATTTTAGGTGCTGAAGGTTGCTGTAAAGCAGTTGCCCTGCTGTCCCAGCTGCCTGAGTGAATTCCTGTAGGCTCATACTACACAGATGTTCCCCATTGATATCAAACTCCTGGAAGGGTATGCAGTTGGCATCCAGTTGGTTGGTATCAAGGAGATGCTGTAGCCACTCCCAGACTTGAAATTTAGTCCAGTACTGCGGGTGTATTTCATGCCACTGGGTTCCATAGAAGCTGCTGgacactggaaaagaaaataggtaTTTACTGTCTCTGTTAGCACTATGGGACTATGTCAATGACAAGAAAGGTCTATAGCTAAATTGCATGCCCTGGAAGTCCACAGATATAGATTCTTTTCTCAGTCCTTAACACTAGCTCAGTAGCTATTGCTGGAGAAGGTattgtttggggttggttttttttttttgactcagtttttccagttaaaaactGGAATTATTACATTACACTTCTCTTGGCAGATTGAATATGTaggaattaatttattaatattggCTAAATACACCAAAATTCTTTGATGGAAGATACCTTGCAGAAGTACTATTGAAAAGGTATGTTGATCcttgtgagggaaaaaaaatttagtgcCTCAGAAAATGATAGAAAAGCCTTGCAAAATTCTCATAATGTGACGTGAAAATTTCCTTTGAATAAGGACTTAATAAGGACTGAATATGAATTGTCGGATTCAATCAAAGAATAGTAAAAGCCAAGGCACTCTCATATTGCTCCACAGTAAAAGTCTATCAGTAAGGCTCACAGCTTCCTGATAGAGCTTGTGTTCTGATTAATCCACACTATTTCTGTAGTCAGGTAAGGTGATTTCTGGATGCAACTGTAAAACTCATTTTTAGTTACGGAAGGTGCCTAATTTTCTTGTTAGGATGTCTGAATCTTTTCTTGGCAATCTTTTAAACTGCTCTCAGTTGTATGTCATTACACAACAATAATTTACGtgtgtaaatgaaagaaattgtgAGTGTGGATAGGATAATCATATAAGATAAGAGCAAAGGCAGGACTGCTTTAGTCTTCTCTCACAGAAGGGCTGGCAAAAGGACTTCAGTGCAATTTActctttgggaaaagaaaatggagtaTGCCAGGCAGAGATGGTGGCACAATAAAATATTCACAAGTGCATGAAGCGTTTAAGGATGACAGACTGCAGAGGTGGTTGAATTACAGGAGCAGGAAAGACTGCCATGGCCTAGCTCTACAGTAGCCCCACTCCAGGATATGGCACCAGTCCATTCTGAGTCTCCCCAAGAAAAAGATTACCTACAGAGCTGTGAGAAATACTGTCAACAGCAGATATTGCTAGAGGACCACAAGCAACAGAATTGCTCATTTTAGGAAATCATGTCCCCTCAGGCGCCACTGGACCTCAGGTCTCTTTGGTTAAGGTACAGTGAACAATGCTATTTTCCAGGTAAACACAAGAAAGCCTCAGAGTTACTTAGGTTTCTTTACCAATATTGGCCAACAAGATATGTGCCAGTAACTTAGGGAGTTTGCAGGACTGTTTCTCATCCTCCTGTTGAAGGATTTGGGGAACAAATGTGGAAATTAAGACTGTGGTATGTCAGAGAATAAATGTTTGATGGAGCCGTCAAGTATTCCCTGAAACGGAGTTTTATATGTCTTCCCATCACTTCAGGAGGGTGAAGGAATCTCAGAGGCCACTAGACTCCTAATGTAAATGGAGAGCCTTTAGTAAAAGGAAAGACTAGCTCAGTAAAAGGAAGTGAAGTGGTGAATGATTGTAGAGGCCGATCTGATCTTTCGGCTTCCTGGCCCTCTAAAACATAAGTGAATCCTAAGGATTTTCACACTGGAAACATGAAAATAGACCCACCATTTCCCTTCATGAAATCTGGTGCAAAGTGAAACTCAACCAGGGCTTTTTCCCCCATGAATTTGTTACAGACAGGGCGGCACATTTATTATGTGAATTTCTTAAGTATTAAGAAATTACACATGAAAAAGAGTTTCATTGAGCGGGAGCTTCCATTGTAAATTTTGTTGCAGCATTATTTGGATTAGAAGGACGATTTCAGTATGTGTTTGTCTGCTTAGATTTTAACGTTTATCCATTGACTGAGTGatgaaaagaatttaaaaattatatcaaaCACTACATATATGGGTATATACTTTTATACTGAGAAAGAATATGTATATATGAACACATTCTTGTATATACAGGCACATAAtcagaaaacagtaagaaaaaaatgaaaagtttgcAGATTGCAAGCTATCTAGTGCTTTAATGTCAGTTTAATTAGAAAGCTATCTAGGAATATGAGCTGATAAAGCAAATACAGTGAAGGAGCAAAAAGACTATTCCCCTGGAAAGCTGGAGGGGTGATTAGCATTGAAGAGTAATGTGGTTCAGAGAAGGTGTGAGGGTTAAAGGTAAGAGAGAAAGAATTCTGGACTGAAGAAAGGGAGCTTTTGGCACTTCCAACACCACtaaattcattttaagaaaaagaaccaGTAAGGAAATGAACCATAAACTGGTCGCTTTCAGAAACTTAGTGTTGTGAGTTCAGCTTTTTACAAATAAAGCAACAAATGGAAATTTTTCATACCAGAATTGAAACTCCAGTAAGTTagtgttactgaaaaataacactTGTGCATCTTTAAAGCTGTAGTAACCCCTTCCCCCCTCAGCCTGCCCCCAAAAAACATGGCTCAGAGCTGTTGAATTCCTCCTACCATTGCATGTGGAATATCCGTCTGTCCAGGAAGGCTGCTGGTGGAGTAGATTGCTGTTGGAATTGATACTCAttctgccagctccttccaAAATCATGATCTGTAAGTGAATTGAACAGCTTGCTTAGTGAGCAGTGTCTAGTCCAAGAggtaaatggcaaaaaaaaaaaaaaagaatccactGAGGTTGAAGTGAGGAAGCCAATTCCATTTGTAGAAGATACAACTGAAATCAAGAACATGTTGCCACAACCCCTTTTCCACTGCCACAAAATCTCCTTATGATAAACATTACCCTAATTGATTTGCATATGCAAGAAGCAAGTTTCTACAGCTGCCCATCCATAAATGAATAATCTGTAATCAGAAATGAAGCTGACTGAAAAGGCAAGGCTCCTTACAGAGCAATACAGGAAAACTGCCAAgctttgagaaataaaatactaaatagttttacttttttttttcctaatttaaagAGAAATGTGGTTTAAacatgctttccttttcttcttttattttttttaggagGGAAGAAAGGCTTATCAACAATTGCAATTGAAACTATACGGTTGACAACAACCCATGTTCAGAAACGCCCTCACACAGAAGGGCCTACATGTTAATGCTACACGGAGGTAATGTTACAGGGAATATCTTGTCAGCTGACCCAGATTCTTATCTGATCTGTGTCAGCAGTGTCCATAACACTTCCCAGTAACAAATATCAGAGATCATACATTTCAAACCACCAAAAAATCAGTCAATGATCTTGAAAATGAGACAGACAGTCTTGTAACAGAAACAGCATTTAGGAGTGACAGCATTCCCTGTTTTAAGTAACATAAACTTTCCTTTCTACTTATCTTAGCATTAGCACCATGACTAAAAGtgtcctttattttatttatactttaaaaaaccaaacctactTATatgatattttagaaaaatgtcacatATTTATTATATGATTAATCTTTACCATGAAGGTATACAAAATTCCCCAATTACAGGTATTCTTGATATTTTACATTATCTTTCAGTGGTTTGAAGttgcaaagtttaaaaatatacattataaCCATAGACATTCTTGAAGAGTTTGGAAAGTAATTTGTTAAATATTATAAAGGCCTCAGATTGTTACTcatataaatacacagaaaagaatgaaaccTGTGTTCAAATATGTTCTAAGCTGGAAGCCACAAAGTCTGTAAAAACGAAACATTAGACATCAGGATGGCATGTGAATGAAGCTAGACTTCACCTTGGAATTAAAAAAGGGATGAAATACAAAATGGACTCGTGAAAGTTAAAGTCACTGGTCACCCACTGAGGCCAACAACAAAACTTTCCTTGAGAGCACAGCCTGACCCTCTACAAGCTTATACCAGCAAATTTTTAGGTAGAAGAAAAGGAGTCAGTAGAAACACTCAGCCTTGGTTTTAAAGAACAGCCTGAAGACGACCTGGGTTGGTATTTTcctctgtaatttaaaataatttttgtaacttttaaaagttacaagtctctctctttcttccccctccccccacccccccccgccccagatatatatatttggagagggggagagaaaggtTACTGAGAATTGCTTAAACAGTCTTAGAAAGTTTATCACAGAGAATGGTGTTTTACAGTATATCCTAGTTCAGGGCCTTTTTTTGTAACTATATGGTTTTTAATCATTTAACACAATTAGGTATGAATGAATGAAGCATAAATGATAAAGACCTTATTAGAGCATCAGATAGAGGTGAGGTAGAATACCAGATATTCTGGAAAAACTATAAAACTTGAGGCTTAGCAAAACACTCTTGGGAACTTAGTTTGGtaaataaacttatttttaaacaaaattacaggACGCACTTAATATTGAATTTCAACTTATTGATTTGAAGTCACATTTTCAGAATCCGTCTCGGAATTTCAGGTACTGTGTTAAGTGGTTTTGCCTTCTGCAACTTCTGTAGTTCTGGAATTCTACGTAATTTTCATGTCTGACActtgtgcaaataaaaatgtgtctgGGAACATGTGTGCATATGAACCGaagttatttctgtgtttaatcTCCTGTGtaatttttccctgaaaattcAGTTCAGGTAAACTCTTATATTTCCTTCATCATAACTAATCAGGTGAATTTCCAAACTAAAAGATCCTATGACACTTTGATTCAGCAACTCAAGCTATGGATcgttaaataaacaaaatcatgTGTCCTGCATAGTTTTTCCACCCCAGCAGGAACCATGATCAACGCATATCAGAGATCTGAGAAGAAGCACTCTGACAGCCTTTTCCCTAGATTCggatttcagttatttttcctttaaactctTCTTCCCTGACACAGTCTAGCAGCAATTGTTTTCCACGTTATCCCTGAACAACATTCATAGTATTTTCAGATAATGTGCATAGAACTTGCTTTATAAATGAAGCAATCAATATGTTTTTGAAAGCTATATAAGTTATCTCAGCCAGAATAACTTAATTAATTTCCAGTATAACCTGTGGGAACAATTGTGCTTGAGAGGAAGAATTTGCAATATGACATTATTCACAGGAATAGGACTGGTTTTAGCTTTAACCCAAACTTTCCCAAAGTTCCGTGTATTATTCAAGGTACTGGTTTCTTGGTGACTTGAAAATTGTCAAGTCATCTCCTTTATCTTAATGCAAGGGTGTTCCTTACCTGGAAATCATTCTAGCACTTTGTTCAGGGTGAGTATAAAGTCCCACTAACATAATTCCACGCCTTTGCTTGGAAGCATACAGCATCATGCTCAAAAATGCTTTCcctatgaaaacaaaactctgATTGTCTCCATTTCAACCCATATATGCCTTTCTTTGATACAAGTTCATGGCAGATTTATGCTTATAGCAGTTTCTCATCCCGTACTTGGAAAGATTTTGAATCAGGATATTGGAAGGGGCATGCTTTTCATTAGTTTAGGGCCAAATCCTCAAATCTCCCTTGTGTATAGACAAACCTAGTTAAAGGGTGTGAAGCCTCAAGGGGAAGGACACATAATatgttcagttttcttttaatcatATGCCATGTATCAAAGCGAATGGTGGAACTAATGAAGCCTGGTTTCCTATGACTGTGTATCTTGTGGTTGGATTCTCTACTGTCTAGTAAGATGTGAGTGCTGATTGAAGTTTTTCCCACGGTTGGGGCATTCATAATATCTCATCGTCTCAAAGGAGTGAGCTCAAGCTTCACTCTTTCTTTCAGATGGAGTATTAATAGATATTACTCCTGTACTTGGAAGTCAGTGTTCATTAATCCTGTAAGAACTTCATATCTTTGAGACTTCTACCACATatcaaatttaattaaaattagcGATGGGACTCAAAGATTGTTACAGACCAAATGCAAAAGCCAACACACAGAGAGAATAACAACAAAAGCCTCATTTCCTCAGGAAACCGTGTTAAAAAGGGATTCTAGATGAGTTGAGATTTTGGAAGAAATATAAAGATCTTGGGATGTGTCTCTCTACTAAGACATGGTACATTATAAATGAAAGCACACGTGAAATGTcacatgtatttatatacacatatatgcctctgtgtttgtgtgtgtgtgcattgtGTGTATCTGTATAcacatttccattcttttccaTTGAAGAGGAGCCATCTCTGGAGTATAATCTTATACCACTACTAGGAACATTGCATAGTTATGAGAGGAAGCAAATAGCACTTTACTCAATCAGCAAGATTAAATATAGTTGTGCACTGGTGTTCAGCAACATTCTTTCTGGAGAGAATTCTATGAGAAGGGATGAATGCATCCAAAAAGAATCTTTCACCTACATTCAATATATCAGGTGGTATTGAAAGACCAAACCCTGACGGCCTTTCTTAGTGAAGGCTTTCACTGTAGTCAGGAGCAGCTTTGATTGAGCCACAACCCAGTGACTTGGCAGTAACAGGAGATCGTTTGCTctattcttcttttcttccttgaacACCTGACCACTCAGAGTAAACTGCGGTAATGAAAAGAGCAAGGAGCCATGGCCTGCCCATGGAGCAAATCCAGTATTgcagaaaaacatatttacaaaTCCTTGAACCTTGGACACTGTATAGTGCACTctatgcaaattattttattgcactACAGGTgtgctctgaaaataaattactctgTTCCCCATTTCCACATTCAACCCAATGAGTCTTAACATCCTGATAATGAGTTTCTCCTTTATTTGAACCAGAATCTTTCAGGAACAGCTCGTATTAAATGACAGGAAAGTGCTGAACACAGTATGAAAGGCAAATAAGCAATACAGAGAAAATGAGTGAATCCTAAAGTACTACAACAAGAGTGATTGTTCTGACATTAATTTGCACAGTCGCTTGTTACAACACTGAACTGAACTAGGGGTCTTATTAATTAGAAATATGAGGGGGTGTGGAGCCCATAGGGGAAGGGGGCCTACTTCCGGTTTGTAAAGCTAGGTACTCTatgcaaaacacacacacaaaaaaagatatCTAAGGCAAAACTGACTAAAACTATTAAACTATGACTCCACCCGTAAGCTATGCAAAGTCTAAGAGTGACTTCTAGCTGAGACAAGCTCAGTGCAGGTCCTCCTGGCCTGTCCAAAAGGGTGGATCTCTTTTGGCATATTTACCTATGGGATCCTTccccatttttccccttttaccATCATGGCTGAACTTCAAATGCAGATTTCACCTGggcttattttctttgaagtatGTTATGTACACAGTGAAGACAAAATGCCTGTTTTTCAGGGCTTGGATTTTGTGGAACTAGAATCTACAGagtatgttaaatatttcagatcATTACTGCAACTTGGATTACAGTCAAGCACTTAAAC
Coding sequences within it:
- the EHF gene encoding ETS homologous factor isoform X1: MFKIMILEGAGRMSINSNSNLLHQQPSWTDGYSTCNVSSSFYGTQWHEIHPQYWTKFQVWEWLQHLLDTNQLDANCIPFQEFDINGEHLCSMSLQEFTQAAGTAGQLLYSNLQHLKWNGQCGSDMYQSHNVIVKTEQTDPSLMVSWKEENYLYDSGYGSTVELLDSKTFCRAQISMTTPSHQPPDSSDVKKSQDHTPKSHTKKHNPRGTHLWEFIRDILLNPEKNPGLIKWEDRSEGVFRFLKSEAVAQLWGKKKNNSSMTYEKLSRAMRYYYKREILERVDGRRLVYKFGKNARGWRENEN
- the EHF gene encoding ETS homologous factor isoform X3, with protein sequence MILEGAGRMSINSNSNLLHQQPSWTDGYSTCNVSSSFYGTQWHEIHPQYWTKFQVWEWLQHLLDTNQLDANCIPFQEFDINGEHLCSMSLQEFTQAAGTAGQLLYSNLQHLKWNGQCGSDMYQSHNVIVKTEQTDPSLMVSWKEENYLYDSGYGSTVDSKTFCRAQISMTTPSHQPPDSSDVKKSQDHTPKSHTKKHNPRGTHLWEFIRDILLNPEKNPGLIKWEDRSEGVFRFLKSEAVAQLWGKKKNNSSMTYEKLSRAMRYYYKREILERVDGRRLVYKFGKNARGWRENEN
- the EHF gene encoding ETS homologous factor isoform X2, producing MILEGAGRMSINSNSNLLHQQPSWTDGYSTCNVSSSFYGTQWHEIHPQYWTKFQVWEWLQHLLDTNQLDANCIPFQEFDINGEHLCSMSLQEFTQAAGTAGQLLYSNLQHLKWNGQCGSDMYQSHNVIVKTEQTDPSLMVSWKEENYLYDSGYGSTVELLDSKTFCRAQISMTTPSHQPPDSSDVKKSQDHTPKSHTKKHNPRGTHLWEFIRDILLNPEKNPGLIKWEDRSEGVFRFLKSEAVAQLWGKKKNNSSMTYEKLSRAMRYYYKREILERVDGRRLVYKFGKNARGWRENEN